One part of the Neodiprion virginianus isolate iyNeoVirg1 chromosome 3, iyNeoVirg1.1, whole genome shotgun sequence genome encodes these proteins:
- the LOC124300016 gene encoding endoplasmic reticulum mannosyl-oligosaccharide 1,2-alpha-mannosidase codes for MYAPKDLANADYISLNINDTAAFARGSPQSLWRQWYQLSRFQRNIIYFVVITVCLVVFYLVPSDSKGSVSNSTETSHQKQHDAPKWEKLIEELVVENADQGGGAGGGEVIEEPEFQPEVNQVDDDQIGPPQRKPIAMTFTGPSNQRQKAVVDAFLHSWKGYKRFAWGHDNLKPISASYQEWFGLGLTIVDALDTMYIMGLNSEFAEARAWVEESLTFGVSRDVNLFEVTIRVLGGLLSTYHLSGDKIFLDKAFDLGDRLMPAFSTKSGVPYSDVNLGTRTAHSPKWGPDSSTSEVTTIQLEFRDLSRVSGQSKFEEAAAKVSEHVHQLKKFDGLVPIFINANTGAFRELSTISFGARGDSYYEYLLKQWLQTGKTIDYLRDDYNTAIWGTQKHLVKYTAANKYMFLAELVGSNKDVKPKMDHLVCFLGGTLALGAHNGLQSDHMKLAEELVRTCYQTYAVQPTFLAPEISYFNIQKPLEGDANQLDMYVKANDAHNLLRPEFLETLFYMWYLTGNKTYQDWGWQIFQAFEKYTKVEHGYTSIGNVRSTQNTRPRDMMESFWLSETLKYLYLLFDDTRQLIDLKKWIFNSEGHPLPIYDS; via the exons atgtaCGCACCCAAAGATTTGGCCAATGCCGATTACATAAGTTTAAATATAAACGACACAGCAGCTTTCGCACGTGGAAGTCCACAAAGTTTATGGCGT CAATGGTATCAGCTTTCCAGGTTTCAGCGGAACATTATTTACTTTGTCGTTATCACCGTTTGTCTGGTCGTTTTTTATCTTGTACCGAGCGACAGCAAAGGCTCAGTTTCCAACAGCACTGAGACGAGTCATCAGAAGCAGCATGATGCACCTAAATGGGAAaag CTCATCGAGGAACTTGTTGTGGAGAACGCAGATCAAGGCGGAGGTGCAGGAGGCGGTGAGGTGATAGAGGAGCCAGAATTTCAGCCAGAAGTGAATCAGGTCGATGATGATCAAATAGGACCGCCGCAGCGAAAGCCGATTGCCATGACGTTTACTG gTCCCAGCAACCAGAGGCAAAAAGCTGTTGTCGATGCATTCTTACACTCTTGGAAAGGGTACAAGAGGTTCGCATGGGGACATGATAATTTAAAACCCATATCAGCCAGTTATCAGGAATGGTTCGGGCTTGGTCTTACGATCGTTGATGCACTGGACACAATGTATATTATGGGCTTGAATTCTG aGTTCGCGGAAGCTCGAGCTTGGGTCGAAGAGAGTTTAACGTTTGGGGTGAGCAGGGATGTGAATTTGTTTGAAGTGACCATTCGTGTATTAGGCGGACTGTTGAGCACTTACCATTTGTCGGGAGATAAAATATTCCTGGATAAAGCC tTTGATCTTGGCGATCGATTGATGCCTGCCTTCTCCACTAAATCTGGTGTTCCGTATTCCGACGTCAATCTTGGTACCAGAACTGCGCACAGCCCAAAATGGGGCCCTGACAGTAGTACCAGTGAAGTTACCACAATACAGTTGGAGTTTCGCGATCTTAGCCGTGTTTCAGGCCAGTCAAAGTTTGAG GAAGCAGCAGCTAAGGTTTCAGAGCATGTACATCAGTTGAAGAAATTCGACGGACTTGttccaatttttataaacgcCAACACTGGAGCGTTTAGAGAATTGTCAACAATCTCGTTCGGCGCACGAGGGGACAGTTACTATGAATACTTGTTGAAGCAGTGGTTACAGACTGGAAAAACAATAGATTA TTTACGCGATGATTACAATACAGCAATTTGGGGAACGCAAAAGCATCTTGTAAAGTACACAGCTGCGAACAAGTATATGTTCCTCGCAGAACTAGTCGGTTCAAACAAGGATGTGAAACCTAAAATG GACCATTTGGTATGCTTTTTGGGAGGAACCTTGGCTCTGGGAGCACACAACGGCCTCCAATCCGACCACATGAAGTTGGCCGAAGAGCTTGTGCGCACTTGTTACCAAACTTATGCTGTTCAGCCGACATTCCTTGCACCTGAAATTAGTTACTTCAACATACAG AAGCCATTGGAAGGTGATGCTAATCAATTAGACATGTACGTGAAGGCAAATGATGCCCATAATTTGCTGCGCCCAGAATTTCTGGAGACCCTGTTCTACATGTGGTACTTGACAGGTAATAAAACTTACCAGGATTGGGGATGGCAAATATTCCAG GCGTTTGAGAAGTATACCAAAGTCGAACACGGATACACGAGCATAGGTAATGTGCGGAGCACGCAAAATACACGGCCTCGCGATATGATGGAAAGTTTCTGGTTGAGTGAAACTCTTAAATACCTGTATCTATTATTTGACGACACTCGACAACtaatagatttgaaaaaatggatattTAACTCAGAAGGCCACCCGCTACCAATTTACGATTCATAA